Below is a window of Limibacillus halophilus DNA.
GTCTTGCTCCAACGCCCGTGCGATACCAACACGCTGGCGCTGGCCGCCTGACAGCGCATCGGCACGCTTTTCGGCCTGATCGGACAAGCCAACACGATCCAAGAGCTTGAAGGCCTTATCCAGGTCGGATTGATTAAAACGTCGCGTGAACGACCGCCAGAAAGGAACATAACCCAATCGGCCAGAAAGCACGTTCTCCATGACGGTCAGCCGCTCGACCAACGCGTATTCCTGGAAGATCATACCGATCCGGCGCCGGGCGCGGCGCAGTTCCTTGCGCGGCAACGAGGTGATATCCAAATCGCCCAGGAAGACCTTGCCCGCGGTCGGCTCCACCAAGCGGTTTACGCAGCGAATCAAGGTAGACTTGCCGGCGCCGGAGGGGCCAATCAACCCGACCACTTCGCCGGACGGGACCTCGAAGGAAACATCGCTGAGCGCTTTATCTCCGGTCTTATAGGTTTTTGAGAGATTGGCGACCTTAAGCACCGGGCATCTCCAGATAAGCAAGTACCAAAAACGGAACCGGATGAACGTCGCGTGCCGCCGGACACTTGGATAACCAAATGTCCGGCGAACCGCTGTACGTTAAAGTTCCGATTTTCCCAACACGGGAAAGACGACGAAAAAGCTAAATCAAGCGTCTTACTGACAAGCGTAAGAAACACCGTTGGCTTCGTCGATCTTGCGAATGACGGCCCAATGGTCCTTGAAGGTGATCGGCACGAACTGCGCTTCGCCGGATTTGCCGAACTCTTCTTCAAGAGATGACCCCTCCCACTTGAAGGAGAAGAAAGCCTCTTGGATCTTCTCCTGCAGTTCCGGCTTCAGGTTGTAGGCTATGCCGTAACCGGTCGTCGGGAAGGTTTGGGATTTGTAGATCGAAACGATCTGCTCGGCCTTGACGACATCACGGTCCAGCATGCGCGCCAGAACCGAATTGGCGATGGCAGCCGCTGGATAGTCTTTGTTAGCGACGCCCAGGATCGAGTTATCGTGTTTGCCGGAGAAGACAGGCTCGAAATCCGTGCCGGCAACGAACTGGTAGTCGGCTTTCAGGATCGCCGAGGGCGCCTTAAAGCCAGAGTTCGAAGTCTCAGACGTAAAGGCCATCTTCTTGCCCTTGATGTCCTCGACCTTGGTGATGCCGGAGCCGGGATAGGTGATGATCTCCATCTCATAACCGAAGGAGCCGTCGGCGCTCGCCATCATGGTGAAGGGCCGGAAGCCCGCACAGGCGACAGCCAGCGGATTCGAGCCGGTATTGAAGCCTGCAATATGCAGGCGGCCGGCGCGCATCGCCTCGATCTGGGCGGCATTGGACTGCACCGGGAAGAACTGCACCTTCTTGCCGGTTACGCTTTCCATGTGGGCCAAGAAGTCCGACCAAGCCTTGGCGTAGACAGCCGGATCCTCGACCGGTGTGTAAGCGAAGATCAAGGTGTCCGGATCGATCTGCTGAGAGGCATCGCTCGGAATATCGGCGATCAAGTCACCGTCGCTGTCCGTGAAACGGCTATCCAACGTGAACTCGGCACGCGCGGGGCTCACAAGAAAGGTCAGCGCGGCAAGCGCCATTAAAAGCAACTTCATCGGGTATCTCCCTGGTCTGTTTTACGGAGCGTTATAAGAAGCTCACTTGGCTAACGTTTTATGATGTTTTTATTACGAACGGAAGTTTGCCGTCGGAGCAAGCCGAAAATTGTTGTGAGACTGATACCGGGGAATAAGAATTCCGAACCACGCTGCGACGGCTTAGCGCTGGATTGCGGGCGCGTTGCACTTTAAGTAGATAGGAGATCTATTAAACCACCAGGATCAAGGCCATGGAAGACGACAGTCAGCTTCGCGTTACACCCTTCGCGACCCACTGGGGCACCTATCACGCGGAGGTTCGCGGCGGCAAGGTGGTTGGCGTCAGGGACTATGCCGACGATCCCGATCCCGCGGTCATCGGCCCTGGTATCGTCGATATGGTCGAGCATCCGACGCGGGTCGGTCGGCCGATGATCCGCAAGGGCTTCTTGGAAAAGGGTAAGGATTCCGACCGCAGTGGCCGCGGCCGCGAACCCTTCGTCGCCGTTCCCTGGGATGAGGCTCTGGAAATCGCCTCGGGCGAGCTGGACCGGGTCCGTAAGGCCCACGGCAACCAAGCGATATTCGGCGGATCCTATGGCTGGGGCAGTGCCGGCCGTTTTCATCACGCGCAGAGCCAGGTGCACCGCTTCCTGAACTGCATCGGCGGCTATACGCCCTCCATCGACACTTACAGTTATGCGGCGGTCAGCGCCATTTCGCCCCACGTGGTCGGCCACTTTGCCCGCCTTGTCTTGAATCAGGCGACGGCCTGGCCGCATATCGTCGAGAATTGCGAGCTGATGGTGATGTTCGGTGGCATGGCCATCAAGAATGCCCAGGTAACCTCGGGCGGCGTTGGTCGGCACACGACCCGCGAGGCACTGTTGGCAGCCAAGCGAAACGGCACGCAATTTGTCTCCGTTTCGCCGCTGCGCAGCGATGCCATCGACCTGTTGGACGCCGATTGGGTCGCTGCGCGGCCAAATAGCGACACCGCATTGATGCTGGCGCTTGCGCACACGATTCACAGCGAGGGATTACACGATCAGGCCTTCCTTGATCGCTATTGTACCGGCTTCGACCGCTTCCTGCCCTATTTGACAGGCCAGAGCGACGGCCAACCCAAGGACGCGGACTGGGCCGCCGGAATTTGTGCCTTGGAGGCTGAGATGATCCGCAGCCTAGCCCGGCGCATGGCGGGCAAACGCACCATGATCACGGTTTCCTGGTCGATGCAGCGTGCCGATCACGGCGAACAGCCCGGTTGGATGGCCATCGTGCTGGCGGCGATGTTGGGTCAGATCGGTCTGCCCGGCGGCGGTTTCGGCATCGGTTACGGCAGCGAAAACGGCATCGGAAACCCGGTTCTCCCCTTCAAGTTTCCCGCCGTTCCGCAAGGTCAAAACCCGATTGCCGAAGGCATTCCCGTTGCCCGCATTTCCGACGCCCTTTTGCATCCGGGCGAGCCCTACGATTTCAACGGCCGGCGCACGACCTATCCGGACCTGCGATTGGTCTACTGGGTTGGCGGCAACCCCTTCCACCATCATCAGGATATCAACAAGCTGGTCTCGGCCTTCCAGCGCCCGGAGACCATTATCGTCAACGAAATCTGGTGGACGCCGATGGCCCGCCACGCCGATATCGTATTGCCGGTTACGACGGTGTTGGAACGCGAAGACATCGCCATGACCCATTGGGAGCCCTTGATCGTCGCTATGCGTCAGGCGGTGGAGCCGGTCGGCGATGCGCGCCACGACTACGATATTTTCTCGGGGCTTGCCCACAAGCTGGGCGTGGGTGAGACCTTTACTGAGGGTCGCAGCCCCGAAGACTGGCTGCGTCACCTTTGGGACCAGGCGCGCCAACGTGCCGCCGAAGCGAATTTCGAACTGCCCAGCTTGGAGGAGCTTCGCGCACGCGAAATGATCACGCTGCCCGATCCCGATCGTCATCCGGTATTGCTTGAGTCCTTCCGCAACGACCCCGAGGGCAATCCCTTGGAGACCCCGAGCGGAAAAATTGAGATATTCTCGGAACGGATCGCCGGCTTCGACTATGACGATTGCCCCGGACATCCCGCCTGGATGGAGCCATACGAGTGGCTGGGCGGGCCGGATGCAGAACACTATCCCCTGCATCTTGTCTCCAACCAGCCGAGGACCCGGCTGCACAGTCAGTTCGACCCCGGCTCGGTCAGCCGGGCGAGCAAAATACAGGGCCGCGAACCCATGACCATGAATCCAATAGACGCCGCGGCGCGCG
It encodes the following:
- the phnC gene encoding phosphonate ABC transporter ATP-binding protein: MLKVANLSKTYKTGDKALSDVSFEVPSGEVVGLIGPSGAGKSTLIRCVNRLVEPTAGKVFLGDLDITSLPRKELRRARRRIGMIFQEYALVERLTVMENVLSGRLGYVPFWRSFTRRFNQSDLDKAFKLLDRVGLSDQAEKRADALSGGQRQRVGIARALEQDPELLLVDEPTASLDPKTSRQIMRLIGEICAERDLPAIINIHDVILAQNFTRRIIGLRAGQVVFDGPPDALDDKVLTEIYGEEDWTAMRKAAHSDDHDDAALVKEERLAGLT
- the phnD gene encoding phosphate/phosphite/phosphonate ABC transporter substrate-binding protein; translated protein: MKLLLMALAALTFLVSPARAEFTLDSRFTDSDGDLIADIPSDASQQIDPDTLIFAYTPVEDPAVYAKAWSDFLAHMESVTGKKVQFFPVQSNAAQIEAMRAGRLHIAGFNTGSNPLAVACAGFRPFTMMASADGSFGYEMEIITYPGSGITKVEDIKGKKMAFTSETSNSGFKAPSAILKADYQFVAGTDFEPVFSGKHDNSILGVANKDYPAAAIANSVLARMLDRDVVKAEQIVSIYKSQTFPTTGYGIAYNLKPELQEKIQEAFFSFKWEGSSLEEEFGKSGEAQFVPITFKDHWAVIRKIDEANGVSYACQ
- a CDS encoding molybdopterin guanine dinucleotide-containing S/N-oxide reductase; the protein is MEDDSQLRVTPFATHWGTYHAEVRGGKVVGVRDYADDPDPAVIGPGIVDMVEHPTRVGRPMIRKGFLEKGKDSDRSGRGREPFVAVPWDEALEIASGELDRVRKAHGNQAIFGGSYGWGSAGRFHHAQSQVHRFLNCIGGYTPSIDTYSYAAVSAISPHVVGHFARLVLNQATAWPHIVENCELMVMFGGMAIKNAQVTSGGVGRHTTREALLAAKRNGTQFVSVSPLRSDAIDLLDADWVAARPNSDTALMLALAHTIHSEGLHDQAFLDRYCTGFDRFLPYLTGQSDGQPKDADWAAGICALEAEMIRSLARRMAGKRTMITVSWSMQRADHGEQPGWMAIVLAAMLGQIGLPGGGFGIGYGSENGIGNPVLPFKFPAVPQGQNPIAEGIPVARISDALLHPGEPYDFNGRRTTYPDLRLVYWVGGNPFHHHQDINKLVSAFQRPETIIVNEIWWTPMARHADIVLPVTTVLEREDIAMTHWEPLIVAMRQAVEPVGDARHDYDIFSGLAHKLGVGETFTEGRSPEDWLRHLWDQARQRAAEANFELPSLEELRAREMITLPDPDRHPVLLESFRNDPEGNPLETPSGKIEIFSERIAGFDYDDCPGHPAWMEPYEWLGGPDAEHYPLHLVSNQPRTRLHSQFDPGSVSRASKIQGREPMTMNPIDAAARGLSEGDVVRVFNDRGACLAGIILSDTVMPGVVQLSTGAWYDPLEPGVVGSLCKHGNPNVLTRDKGTSRLGQGPSAHSTLVEVEKFEGPLPPITAFAPPPIKERD